Proteins encoded in a region of the Streptomyces sp. NBC_01471 genome:
- the eccCa gene encoding type VII secretion protein EccCa: MSTVTFRRPPRRPGPQLPQGELTLQEPPALPESQGAMGGVVTYLPMALSSLGMVLIFIRPGESSGILMWVAIGMMLLSAVGMLVSQFIRAAGDRKRRLRGERRDYLRYLATSRRRIRKAIDEQRRADAWHHPEPGSLVSLARGGRLWERRTTHEDFAEVRVATGTRQLALTLNPLSTKPVEDLEPLCAHALRRFIRAYSTVQGQPIAVRLRSFARVVLLSGGADGESGTEGAAAAERNLETARGAARAMVGQLAVLHAPEDLAVVVVADGGALPGWEWVKWLPHAQHQSDTDGAGTARLVAEAVSELEPLLGEEFGGRPPFEPGAEPSRDEPYTVIVLDTAAVPADARIAEHGYRNALVIDVRGALDGAPARGSLRFRVTPGDLAMVTTGPDGKATETSVGRPETLGPHAARALASAVAPYRLGATARSEQPLQEDQELTGLLGIHDLHSADLVRLHERRAPGDRLRVPIGLAADGSHVTLDIKESAQGGMGPHGMLIGATGSGKSELLRTLVLGLALTHSSETLNFVLVDFKGGATFLGLDRLPHTSAVITNLADETALVERMRDALHGELMRRQELLRKAGNYASLLEYEKARETGTDLAPLPTLFVVVDEFSELLAAHRDFLDLFVMIGRLGRSLGVHLLLASQRLDEGRIHQLESHLSYRVGLRTFSAMESRGVLGVPDAYELPPQPGSGLLKNDVGTLTRFKAAFVSGPYRVVRPAVRQAVVAGQVVPFHAGWVAPRQLPRSEPEVAVPDAGPAEEAAAASLLTIAVERLEESGPHAHQVWLPPLTEPPTLDLLLPPPGSAGPRRTLTVPVGIVDRPFDQRRDELTADLSGAGGHVGIAGGPQSGKSTLVRTLMTAIARTHTPREVQFYCLDLGGGGLTGLSGLPHVGGVTGRLDPDRLLRTVAEVTALIARRERQFADHGLASMADFRRRRAAGEFADDGYGDVFLVVDGWSTIRQDFMDLVPTFTLIASRGLNFGVHLIIAATRWGEIGSALRDQLGTRFELRLGDPVDSAINMRAAATVPKTPGRGLTDERLHFLAALPRIDGDPSVDTLSDGVAALVRETAAEWDGPAAPPVRMLPLTLPASELPEPDGDLRVPVGLRDVQLDVFRHDFEEHPHLVVVGDAESGKTNLLAMVCDAVTRRYGPTEARVMVTDYRRRLAGAVPEAHRLGYAVGPTQLQEMVAGSARAMADRVPGPDITPERLAKRDWWKGPRLFVVIDDYELIGSGGPDPFAPLLPYLAQGTEVGLHVIVARSANGASRSMMTDQLLRRLVEANTPVLQLSCPPAEGQIVAGTKPRLLPPGRGLYITRRNTVQVQTALRDERTEQEAGE; this comes from the coding sequence TTGAGCACCGTCACGTTCCGGCGCCCGCCGCGCCGGCCGGGCCCGCAGCTGCCGCAGGGCGAGCTGACCCTCCAGGAACCACCCGCGCTCCCCGAGTCCCAGGGCGCCATGGGCGGCGTCGTCACGTATCTGCCCATGGCGCTCAGCTCGCTCGGCATGGTACTGATCTTCATCAGGCCCGGCGAGAGCAGCGGCATCCTGATGTGGGTCGCCATCGGGATGATGCTGCTGTCCGCAGTCGGCATGCTGGTCAGCCAGTTCATTCGCGCCGCGGGAGACCGCAAACGGCGGCTGCGCGGCGAACGGCGCGACTACCTGCGCTACCTCGCCACCAGCCGCCGCCGGATCCGCAAGGCCATCGACGAGCAGCGGCGCGCCGACGCCTGGCACCACCCCGAGCCCGGGTCGCTCGTCTCACTGGCGCGCGGCGGCCGGCTCTGGGAGCGCCGCACCACCCATGAGGACTTCGCCGAGGTCCGGGTCGCCACCGGCACCCGCCAGCTCGCCCTGACCCTCAACCCGCTCTCCACCAAGCCCGTCGAGGACCTCGAACCGCTCTGCGCCCACGCGCTGCGCCGCTTCATCCGGGCCTACTCGACGGTGCAGGGACAGCCGATCGCGGTCCGGCTGCGCTCCTTCGCCCGGGTGGTCCTGCTGTCCGGCGGCGCGGACGGGGAGAGCGGCACCGAGGGAGCCGCGGCGGCCGAACGGAATCTGGAGACGGCACGCGGCGCGGCCCGCGCCATGGTCGGCCAGCTCGCCGTCCTGCACGCCCCGGAGGATCTCGCCGTGGTGGTCGTCGCCGACGGCGGGGCGCTCCCCGGCTGGGAGTGGGTGAAGTGGCTGCCGCACGCCCAGCACCAGTCCGACACCGACGGTGCGGGCACCGCCCGGCTGGTCGCGGAAGCCGTCTCCGAGCTGGAGCCGCTGCTGGGCGAGGAGTTCGGCGGGCGCCCGCCCTTCGAACCGGGCGCCGAGCCGAGCCGTGACGAGCCGTACACCGTGATCGTCCTGGACACCGCCGCGGTCCCCGCCGATGCCCGCATCGCCGAGCACGGCTACCGCAACGCACTGGTCATCGATGTGCGTGGGGCCCTCGACGGCGCCCCCGCACGCGGCTCACTCCGCTTCCGGGTCACCCCCGGCGACCTCGCGATGGTCACCACAGGCCCGGACGGCAAGGCCACCGAGACCTCCGTCGGGCGCCCCGAGACCCTCGGCCCGCACGCCGCCCGCGCGCTGGCCTCCGCCGTGGCCCCCTACCGGCTGGGCGCCACCGCCCGCTCCGAGCAGCCGCTCCAGGAGGACCAGGAGCTGACCGGCCTGCTCGGCATCCACGATCTGCACTCCGCCGACCTCGTCCGGCTGCACGAGCGGCGCGCGCCCGGCGACCGGCTGCGCGTCCCCATCGGCCTGGCCGCCGACGGCAGCCACGTCACCCTGGACATCAAGGAGTCGGCGCAGGGCGGCATGGGTCCGCACGGCATGCTCATCGGCGCGACCGGCTCCGGAAAGTCCGAGCTGCTGCGCACCCTGGTGCTCGGCCTGGCGCTCACCCACTCGTCCGAGACCCTCAACTTCGTCCTCGTCGACTTCAAGGGCGGCGCGACCTTCCTCGGCCTCGACCGGCTGCCGCACACCTCGGCGGTCATCACCAACCTCGCCGACGAGACGGCGCTCGTGGAGCGCATGCGGGACGCTCTGCACGGCGAACTGATGCGACGCCAGGAGCTGCTGCGCAAGGCGGGCAACTACGCGTCCCTGCTGGAGTACGAGAAGGCCCGCGAGACCGGCACCGACCTCGCGCCACTGCCCACCCTCTTCGTGGTCGTGGACGAGTTCAGTGAACTCCTCGCCGCGCACCGGGACTTCCTCGACCTGTTCGTGATGATCGGACGGCTCGGCCGCAGCCTCGGTGTCCATCTGCTCCTCGCCTCGCAGCGCCTGGACGAGGGCCGCATCCACCAGCTGGAGTCGCACCTCTCCTACCGGGTCGGGCTGCGTACCTTCTCCGCGATGGAGAGCCGGGGTGTGCTGGGTGTCCCTGACGCGTACGAGCTGCCGCCCCAGCCGGGCAGCGGTCTGCTGAAGAACGACGTCGGCACGCTCACCCGGTTCAAGGCCGCCTTCGTCTCGGGCCCCTACCGGGTCGTCCGCCCCGCCGTACGCCAGGCGGTCGTGGCGGGGCAGGTCGTGCCGTTCCACGCGGGCTGGGTCGCGCCACGGCAACTGCCCCGCAGCGAGCCAGAAGTGGCCGTACCGGATGCCGGCCCGGCCGAGGAGGCGGCTGCCGCCAGTCTGCTCACCATCGCCGTCGAACGGCTTGAGGAGTCGGGCCCGCACGCCCACCAGGTGTGGCTGCCCCCGCTCACCGAACCTCCCACGCTCGACCTGCTGCTGCCCCCGCCCGGCTCGGCCGGCCCGCGCCGCACGCTCACCGTGCCGGTCGGCATCGTGGACCGCCCCTTCGACCAGCGGCGCGACGAGCTGACCGCCGATCTGTCGGGGGCGGGCGGCCACGTCGGCATCGCGGGCGGCCCGCAGAGCGGCAAGAGCACCCTGGTCCGTACGCTGATGACCGCCATCGCCCGCACCCACACCCCGCGCGAGGTGCAGTTCTACTGCCTGGACCTGGGCGGTGGCGGACTCACCGGGCTCTCCGGGCTCCCGCACGTCGGCGGCGTCACCGGCCGTCTCGACCCGGACCGGCTGCTCCGTACGGTCGCCGAGGTCACCGCGCTGATCGCCCGCCGCGAGCGGCAGTTCGCGGACCACGGTCTGGCCTCCATGGCCGACTTCCGGCGCAGGCGCGCGGCCGGTGAGTTCGCCGACGACGGGTACGGCGATGTCTTCCTCGTCGTCGACGGCTGGAGCACGATCCGCCAGGACTTCATGGACCTGGTGCCGACCTTCACGCTCATCGCGTCCCGCGGACTCAACTTCGGTGTCCACCTGATCATCGCCGCCACCCGCTGGGGCGAGATCGGCAGCGCCCTGCGCGACCAGCTCGGCACCCGCTTCGAGCTGCGGCTCGGCGACCCCGTCGACTCCGCGATCAACATGCGGGCCGCGGCGACCGTACCCAAGACCCCCGGCCGCGGGCTCACCGACGAGCGGCTGCACTTCCTGGCCGCGCTGCCCCGGATCGACGGCGACCCGTCCGTCGACACCCTCTCGGACGGTGTCGCCGCACTGGTCCGCGAGACGGCCGCCGAGTGGGACGGCCCAGCCGCCCCGCCCGTACGGATGCTGCCGCTCACGCTGCCCGCGTCCGAACTGCCCGAACCCGACGGAGACCTGCGCGTCCCGGTCGGCCTGCGGGACGTCCAGCTGGACGTCTTCCGCCACGACTTCGAGGAGCACCCCCACCTGGTCGTGGTCGGGGACGCCGAATCGGGCAAGACCAACCTGCTCGCGATGGTCTGCGACGCCGTCACCCGGCGCTACGGACCCACCGAGGCCCGTGTCATGGTCACCGACTACCGCCGCCGCCTCGCGGGGGCCGTACCGGAGGCGCACCGCCTCGGGTACGCGGTCGGCCCGACGCAGCTGCAGGAGATGGTCGCCGGCTCGGCCCGCGCCATGGCCGACCGGGTGCCGGGCCCGGACATCACACCGGAGCGGCTGGCGAAGCGCGACTGGTGGAAGGGCCCGCGGCTGTTCGTCGTCATCGACGACTACGAGCTGATCGGCAGCGGCGGACCTGACCCGTTCGCCCCGCTGCTGCCGTATCTCGCGCAGGGCACCGAGGTGGGGCTGCACGTCATCGTGGCCCGCAGCGCCAACGGCGCGTCCCGCTCGATGATGACGGACCAGTTGCTGCGGCGGCTCGTCGAGGCCAACACCCCGGTCCTGCAACTGTCCTGCCCGCCCGCCGAGGGGCAGATCGTCGCCGGTACGAAGCCCCGCCTGCTCCCGCCCGGACGCGGTCTGTACATCACGCGCCGCAACACGGTGCAGGTGCAGACGGCGCTGCGCGACGAGCGGACGGAGCAGGAGGCGGGGGAGTAG
- the eccD gene encoding type VII secretion integral membrane protein EccD, giving the protein MSDTTVGLCRITVRAPENSYELGIPVDVPLADLVPVLVEYAGGDLHEQGAAHGGWTLQRLGAAPLDEEGTPQSLELRDGETLYLRSRHETLPEVDFDDLVDGIGETLRARPDTWRPALTRRLLIGLAVAGLTAALFTVALPGPVGWRAAASAVLAVLLLAGATAASRAVGDAGAGAALGLMSVPYLALAGALLPTAAHGEDVFGPRLLAGGAAAAGAAVLALAAVGAFAPLFLGALTVALFAAVGGMVCAAGVPLSHTAGYLAVGAVATGSFVPGLAFRLAGLRLPPLPSSAEELQEGIEPFEAERVKVRARLADAYATGCSAALGLVLAGCVTALLTGPASDGWPAPVLGLALGVLLLLHTRTVGGAWQRLLLAVPGAYALTLAACTDAVGTGLPGRLEVTGVLTAAAAVAMIAAWTVPGRRLVPYWGRAADILHSLAALVLLPLALLLAGVFGTLRGIWG; this is encoded by the coding sequence GTGAGCGACACCACCGTCGGATTGTGCCGAATAACTGTAAGAGCGCCCGAAAATTCCTATGAGTTGGGCATCCCGGTCGACGTACCACTCGCCGATCTCGTCCCCGTTCTCGTCGAGTACGCGGGCGGAGACCTGCACGAGCAGGGCGCTGCCCACGGCGGCTGGACCCTCCAGCGGCTGGGCGCCGCGCCCCTGGACGAGGAGGGGACCCCGCAGTCGCTGGAGCTGCGCGACGGCGAGACGCTGTATCTGCGGTCCCGTCACGAAACCCTTCCCGAGGTCGACTTCGACGATCTGGTCGACGGCATCGGCGAGACGCTGCGGGCCCGGCCCGACACCTGGCGTCCCGCGCTGACCAGACGGCTGCTGATCGGTCTGGCCGTGGCCGGGCTGACCGCGGCTCTGTTCACCGTCGCGCTGCCGGGCCCCGTCGGCTGGCGGGCAGCCGCGTCCGCCGTGCTCGCCGTACTGCTGCTCGCCGGGGCCACGGCCGCGTCGCGTGCCGTCGGGGACGCGGGGGCGGGTGCCGCTCTCGGGCTGATGTCCGTGCCGTATCTGGCTCTGGCCGGCGCGCTGTTGCCCACCGCGGCGCACGGCGAGGACGTGTTCGGGCCCCGGCTGCTCGCGGGTGGCGCGGCGGCGGCGGGCGCCGCGGTCCTCGCGCTGGCCGCGGTCGGCGCGTTCGCTCCGCTGTTCCTCGGTGCCCTCACCGTCGCCCTGTTCGCGGCGGTCGGCGGCATGGTCTGCGCGGCCGGTGTTCCGTTGTCGCACACGGCCGGATATCTGGCGGTGGGCGCGGTCGCCACCGGGAGTTTCGTACCCGGTCTCGCCTTCCGCCTGGCAGGGCTGCGGTTGCCACCGCTGCCGTCCAGCGCCGAGGAACTCCAGGAGGGCATCGAGCCCTTCGAGGCCGAGCGGGTCAAGGTGCGCGCCCGGCTGGCCGACGCGTATGCCACCGGCTGCTCCGCCGCGCTCGGGCTGGTCCTGGCCGGCTGTGTGACGGCGCTGCTCACCGGTCCCGCGTCGGACGGCTGGCCCGCGCCGGTCCTCGGGCTGGCGCTCGGCGTACTGCTGCTCCTGCACACCCGGACCGTCGGCGGTGCCTGGCAGCGGCTGCTCCTGGCGGTGCCAGGGGCGTACGCCCTGACGCTCGCGGCCTGCACGGACGCGGTCGGCACCGGCCTGCCGGGACGGCTGGAGGTCACGGGCGTCCTGACGGCCGCGGCGGCGGTCGCGATGATCGCCGCCTGGACCGTGCCCGGCCGCAGACTGGTGCCGTACTGGGGGCGCGCGGCCGACATCCTGCACAGCCTGGCCGCACTCGTACTGCTGCCGCTCGCGCTGCTGCTGGCCGGGGTGTTCGGCACGCTGCGCGGCATCTGGGGCTGA